A region from the Stygiolobus caldivivus genome encodes:
- a CDS encoding glycosyltransferase family 4 protein, with amino-acid sequence MKVVYVSPFYHPVKGGVESVVKRVAEYMVQNGVETYVVTYNRDRLSKNVFSEKDEVNKVIVMRLPVSFSWSHGSYSPKLKEALRSLKPDIVHVHVWRHPHVFQLAKEKYRKILQPHSPFYLPSQVGVVTYIYYKIIDTFMGSTFKNYKVVSMTPHEQKFLEEKFGVTSYLIPNGIDDKYYNLNSERGDYILYLGRISREKNIMTLIKAYKISGLKDKLVLAGPDNGLARKVIEYSKRYNLNVDYKGEVSEEEKIELLRKCKFLVNPSPYEGFGLTLVEAEAMGKPTVIIGEGGQLYAAPPNIASLKAENNPESLAKVLVTIANDEDIYNKLSKGARDWAENFRWSKILPSYLELYKEILG; translated from the coding sequence TTGAAGGTAGTTTACGTCTCTCCATTTTACCACCCGGTGAAAGGCGGTGTCGAAAGCGTAGTAAAAAGAGTAGCCGAGTATATGGTTCAAAACGGGGTTGAAACTTATGTGGTAACTTATAATAGGGACAGACTTTCTAAAAATGTATTTTCAGAAAAAGATGAAGTAAATAAAGTAATTGTTATGAGGCTTCCAGTAAGTTTCAGCTGGAGTCATGGAAGTTATTCTCCTAAATTAAAAGAAGCTTTGAGGTCTTTAAAGCCAGATATAGTTCATGTTCATGTATGGCGTCACCCTCACGTTTTCCAATTGGCTAAGGAAAAATATAGGAAGATCTTGCAACCTCATTCTCCATTTTATCTCCCTTCACAAGTAGGGGTTGTGACGTATATATACTATAAGATTATAGATACGTTCATGGGTTCTACGTTTAAAAATTACAAAGTCGTATCCATGACACCTCACGAACAAAAATTTTTAGAAGAAAAATTCGGCGTTACATCATATCTAATTCCTAACGGAATAGATGATAAATATTATAACTTAAATAGTGAGAGAGGAGATTACATTCTTTATTTGGGAAGGATAAGCAGAGAGAAAAATATAATGACTTTAATAAAAGCATACAAGATATCCGGCTTGAAAGATAAACTAGTTCTAGCTGGTCCGGATAACGGGTTAGCAAGGAAAGTTATTGAATACTCAAAACGCTATAACCTTAATGTAGATTATAAGGGAGAAGTTTCGGAAGAAGAAAAAATAGAGTTATTAAGAAAATGCAAGTTCTTAGTAAATCCAAGTCCATATGAAGGCTTCGGACTGACTTTAGTAGAGGCTGAGGCTATGGGAAAACCTACTGTCATTATAGGTGAAGGCGGTCAACTTTATGCTGCCCCACCTAATATAGCTAGTCTAAAGGCGGAGAATAATCCTGAGTCTTTGGCTAAAGTGCTTGTTACCATTGCTAATGATGAAGACATTTATAATAAGTTAAGTAAAGGGGCAAGAGATTGGGCTGAAAACTTTAGGTGGAGTAAGATCTTACCCAGCTATTTAGAACTTTATAAGGAAATTTTAGGATAG
- a CDS encoding glycosyltransferase family 2 protein: MDEITIVIINYNGLELLKKYLRSVLDTDYPNKEVVVVDNGSKDGSVEYLKSLGVRVIPLDKNYGPAYARNVAIKTFKTKYMAFLDNDVYTPKDWLLPLYEVISSDERVAACQSLYTDWPYGEEPREIPWFSTAAALTRRDYIEKVGGFDDYLFFYWEDADLSWRLYRAGYKVLMVPKSKVLHEVHGTFKKLPSPFTSYLLMRNQLLLLLSYYNTEELLTLFPFILTARFISAFRPPNRKAKLKGIFSALANINYVINKRKQIREIEKVKENTFLNLLGDEIFGYPEMKSIREAISKRVVQRIR, translated from the coding sequence ATGGATGAAATAACAATAGTTATTATCAATTATAATGGCCTTGAACTATTAAAAAAATATTTGCGTTCCGTTCTAGACACAGATTATCCGAATAAAGAAGTGGTAGTAGTAGACAACGGATCTAAGGATGGTAGCGTAGAATATTTAAAAAGCCTAGGTGTAAGGGTAATCCCTCTCGATAAGAATTATGGACCAGCGTATGCTAGAAATGTAGCGATTAAAACATTTAAGACAAAATATATGGCTTTTTTAGACAATGACGTATATACTCCAAAAGACTGGTTATTACCATTATATGAGGTCATTTCTAGTGATGAAAGAGTAGCTGCATGCCAGAGCCTATATACAGACTGGCCCTACGGAGAAGAACCCAGAGAAATACCGTGGTTCTCTACTGCAGCAGCTCTAACCAGGAGGGATTACATAGAAAAAGTAGGAGGTTTTGATGATTACTTGTTCTTTTATTGGGAAGACGCAGATTTGTCATGGAGATTGTACAGGGCTGGATACAAAGTTCTTATGGTACCTAAATCAAAAGTGCTTCATGAAGTTCACGGCACTTTCAAAAAACTTCCATCGCCTTTTACATCATACCTTTTAATGAGAAACCAATTATTGTTACTCCTCTCTTACTATAACACTGAAGAGTTACTCACACTATTTCCTTTTATCCTAACTGCTCGATTTATATCCGCCTTTAGACCCCCAAACCGAAAAGCTAAGTTAAAAGGTATCTTTTCTGCCCTGGCTAATATTAACTATGTAATAAATAAGAGAAAACAGATTAGGGAAATAGAAAAGGTAAAAGAAAACACTTTCCTTAATCTATTGGGAGACGAAATCTTTGGATATCCAGAGATGAAATCTATTAGAGAAGCCATATCTAAAAGAGTAGTGCAAAGAATTAGGTAA
- a CDS encoding glycosyltransferase has protein sequence MDYELILVDNYSKDNTYGIMQKFAGDNVRVFRYKGRKGAARNFGLQQSSGNYVTELDSDQMYNNFEIFLGDYFRKYSSFGVKIGRSSFPIIAPRHLLIEVGGWRNFQFTEDWDL, from the coding sequence ATGGATTATGAACTAATCTTGGTTGATAACTACAGCAAAGATAATACGTATGGCATTATGCAAAAGTTTGCTGGAGATAATGTAAGGGTGTTTAGGTATAAGGGAAGGAAAGGAGCTGCAAGGAATTTTGGGCTCCAACAGTCCAGTGGTAACTATGTTACGGAGTTGGATTCAGATCAAATGTATAATAACTTTGAGATATTTTTAGGAGATTATTTTAGAAAATACTCTTCTTTTGGAGTTAAAATAGGTAGAAGCTCGTTTCCAATTATAGCGCCAAGACATCTTCTAATTGAAGTTGGAGGATGGAGAAATTTCCAGTTCACTGAAGATTGGGATTTATAG
- a CDS encoding glycosyltransferase family 4 protein has product MMDSIYPQRGGIHEQVYLNLRELQRRNIDAKIISYSERRAEEPGKKLLWLRQLSPFFLKKIIKEDPNIIISETAWPILPSLISSKLSGAKCILHLHSLESIQDVGLTKIGKRIIRIFEGLSKKCDAILVPSKVELNLLRGQGIDKEKIFVYPNVIDVEAFNSYKPAQLNHPAVVFVGGMGYPPNREAAQMITKIAEIVNRKLNGKNKVNFYLVGPSPPPVSPPVYATGYVESTVPYILGADICVAPIKRGGGVKLKVLEYMASGKPIIATKKAIEGIDDICYVNAETEEEFAEKIISIINDDNEIERFKANKEIVAKNHSPKTAIDLLLKIIDDLNRGKLR; this is encoded by the coding sequence ATGATGGACAGTATCTACCCCCAAAGGGGAGGTATACATGAGCAAGTTTACTTAAACTTAAGAGAATTACAAAGAAGAAATATAGATGCAAAAATAATATCTTACTCTGAAAGGAGAGCTGAAGAGCCAGGGAAAAAGCTACTATGGCTCAGACAACTCTCTCCGTTCTTTTTAAAGAAGATAATTAAGGAGGATCCTAATATTATAATCTCAGAGACTGCATGGCCTATTCTTCCAAGCCTTATATCATCAAAACTTTCCGGAGCCAAATGTATATTACACCTTCACTCGTTAGAATCTATACAAGATGTAGGTTTGACTAAAATAGGAAAAAGAATTATAAGGATTTTTGAAGGTCTTTCAAAAAAATGCGATGCAATTCTAGTACCTTCGAAAGTAGAGTTAAATCTATTGAGAGGACAGGGTATAGATAAAGAGAAAATTTTCGTTTATCCTAACGTAATTGACGTTGAAGCCTTTAACTCCTATAAACCGGCCCAATTAAATCACCCTGCTGTAGTATTCGTAGGGGGAATGGGTTATCCGCCTAATAGAGAAGCAGCACAAATGATTACTAAGATAGCCGAAATTGTTAATAGAAAATTGAATGGTAAGAATAAAGTTAACTTTTATCTAGTAGGACCTTCTCCTCCACCCGTCTCTCCTCCGGTATACGCTACAGGCTATGTGGAGTCCACTGTACCGTATATACTAGGGGCCGATATTTGCGTAGCGCCAATAAAGAGAGGCGGAGGAGTAAAGTTGAAAGTCTTGGAGTACATGGCTTCAGGTAAGCCTATAATAGCAACGAAGAAGGCTATAGAAGGTATTGATGATATTTGTTATGTTAATGCGGAAACAGAGGAAGAGTTTGCTGAAAAGATAATTAGTATTATTAATGACGATAACGAGATTGAGAGGTTTAAAGCTAATAAAGAAATAGTTGCTAAGAACCACTCTCCTAAAACAGCTATAGATTTACTCCTTAAAATAATAGATGATCTCAATAGGGGCAAGCTACGCTAA
- a CDS encoding oligosaccharide flippase family protein — protein sequence MSDELEKFGKNLLNNYVNLLQGRFISHAIGAIGSFLVIRILQPQLYGELSIAMSFVYLLNIVGNLGVNTAVTKFVAKYKVERIENAYKVISSGMLFDIIFGASLSLIAYFISPLFLLYVYNKPEVIPYAKFASLYLIFYWSFSSVFSGLLGLELTKDNSKLWIIHYSSQTFFSISLALIWDKIYGVILGYALGYGAATIYGVFLLIKHRVLNRTTLPSLLFIKEMIKFGLPLIVPSILSNVGGAYTNSIINRFLSIIELSNINATSKIGYVFDTILNPLSYAIQPILAKIDYSQRERMVNVINELTKVNSISQIPLVFFVIGFSYSIIDIIAGPSYTLAPRYLQFSMISPIITTLVGFPILNSVILFRGDSKTVSKISSINTVFYAILLSVLIPLLGPLGYFLSSWISWIPGYIVALINVKSLYPNYKFPIGTISRIYLIPSLLFLPFVFIPVHLPYLIVVGLGLLFINYKLYYKIGLISKGEAKLLITSIDNSGLRVISPLVKFILS from the coding sequence ATGTCAGATGAATTAGAGAAATTTGGGAAGAATCTCCTCAATAACTATGTAAACTTATTGCAAGGTAGGTTCATTTCTCACGCGATAGGTGCTATAGGTAGCTTCCTTGTTATAAGGATATTACAGCCCCAACTTTACGGGGAACTCTCTATAGCGATGAGCTTCGTATACTTATTAAACATTGTAGGTAATTTGGGCGTGAATACTGCAGTTACTAAGTTTGTAGCTAAGTATAAGGTGGAGAGAATAGAGAATGCATATAAGGTCATATCTTCTGGAATGCTTTTTGACATAATATTCGGAGCAAGTTTATCGTTAATTGCATACTTCATATCCCCTTTATTTTTATTATATGTTTACAACAAGCCTGAAGTAATTCCATACGCCAAGTTTGCTAGTCTGTATCTGATCTTCTATTGGTCTTTTAGCTCTGTATTCTCAGGGCTTTTAGGATTAGAACTTACTAAAGATAATAGTAAACTGTGGATAATACATTATTCATCACAAACATTTTTCAGTATAAGCCTAGCTCTAATCTGGGATAAAATATATGGGGTAATATTAGGTTATGCTTTAGGATACGGCGCTGCCACAATTTACGGAGTTTTTCTGCTCATAAAACACCGCGTTTTAAACAGAACCACATTACCCTCTTTACTGTTTATAAAGGAAATGATAAAGTTTGGATTGCCTTTAATAGTGCCGTCGATTCTAAGCAACGTAGGAGGTGCCTACACAAATTCCATAATAAATCGTTTTTTAAGTATTATAGAACTGTCGAATATTAATGCAACTTCAAAAATAGGATATGTATTTGACACAATACTTAACCCTCTAAGTTATGCCATACAACCTATCTTAGCCAAAATAGATTACTCTCAAAGAGAAAGAATGGTAAACGTAATTAATGAACTTACTAAAGTAAACAGCATATCTCAAATTCCTTTAGTGTTTTTTGTAATAGGATTCTCGTACTCCATAATTGATATAATAGCGGGGCCCTCTTATACTTTAGCACCTCGTTACTTACAATTTTCTATGATATCACCTATTATTACCACACTTGTAGGTTTTCCTATACTAAATTCTGTCATACTATTTAGAGGAGATTCCAAGACAGTGTCTAAAATATCGTCCATAAATACTGTCTTCTATGCGATTTTATTAAGTGTTCTAATACCTTTATTAGGACCACTAGGATATTTTTTAAGTAGTTGGATTAGTTGGATTCCAGGCTATATTGTGGCGCTAATAAATGTAAAATCACTCTATCCTAATTATAAATTTCCCATTGGGACTATTTCGAGGATATACTTAATTCCGTCATTACTTTTCCTACCTTTTGTATTCATTCCTGTTCATTTGCCTTACTTGATCGTGGTCGGGTTAGGACTACTCTTTATTAATTATAAACTGTACTATAAAATAGGCCTTATCAGTAAAGGTGAAGCAAAACTATTAATCACAAGCATAGATAATTCTGGGCTCAGAGTAATTTCACCTTTAGTTAAGTTCATTCTATCCTAA
- a CDS encoding glycosyltransferase family 2 protein yields the protein MVSLSIIVVNVKGKDKFPKLYESLLKSRFKDFEVIVIDIIDNGFNDIRFRNVKIEKDRGLAYCRNIGVKYSMGKFLLFLDNDTEIMPDTLEKFMSYISERPNEIVQLKLVREDGTLDATGGLIDNLAYPHELNRGLSENSVNEIIEVLYAKGAAIGMSRDVFNLVGGYDEEYFYGYDETDLCFRAWKRGIRVVFYPFAKVIHHEHGSFSLDEKKRLYRLTYFLESRRIYFFLKNFSSAYVIKNYPKLAIVFVGSIFLDILKRKDPIAAKAKIKASIWVLSRIPLLIKKRLSERPSKVIYDESYLISKGLIKKH from the coding sequence ATGGTATCACTAAGTATTATAGTTGTAAACGTAAAAGGAAAAGATAAATTTCCCAAGCTATACGAGTCGTTATTAAAATCCAGGTTTAAGGACTTTGAAGTGATAGTGATTGACATCATCGATAACGGCTTTAATGACATTAGATTTAGGAATGTAAAAATAGAAAAAGATAGAGGACTAGCATATTGTAGAAATATCGGAGTAAAATATTCAATGGGTAAATTCTTATTATTTCTAGATAATGACACAGAAATAATGCCAGATACACTAGAAAAGTTTATGTCGTATATATCTGAGAGACCTAATGAAATAGTACAGTTAAAATTAGTGAGAGAAGACGGTACTTTAGACGCTACCGGGGGGCTGATAGATAATTTAGCCTATCCTCATGAACTCAACAGAGGATTAAGTGAAAATAGCGTAAACGAGATAATCGAAGTGCTATACGCTAAAGGCGCTGCGATAGGAATGAGCAGAGATGTATTCAATTTAGTTGGTGGATACGACGAGGAATACTTCTACGGTTATGATGAAACAGATCTTTGCTTTAGGGCATGGAAAAGAGGTATAAGAGTCGTCTTTTACCCCTTCGCAAAAGTAATTCACCACGAGCACGGATCTTTTTCTTTAGATGAAAAGAAAAGATTATATAGGCTAACATACTTCTTGGAAAGCAGAAGAATCTATTTTTTTCTAAAGAATTTTTCTTCGGCATACGTTATTAAGAATTATCCTAAGCTGGCCATCGTTTTTGTTGGCAGTATATTTTTAGACATCTTGAAAAGAAAAGATCCAATAGCAGCTAAGGCAAAGATAAAGGCATCAATATGGGTCTTATCTAGGATCCCTCTGCTAATCAAGAAAAGATTATCGGAAAGGCCTAGTAAGGTTATATACGACGAGAGCTACCTAATAAGTAAGGGGCTAATTAAAAAACATTAA
- a CDS encoding glycosyltransferase family 4 protein produces the protein MIKTLYINIGEPSLSGATSTIVELIKRSENFSIKFGIIEFLGKGERGLVENYPELKEHLIYYELIRKNYDPKTLFGKSYRFLYKSIALRSIVSKVGKDFDLIVGYSYRSKSVNLIFAEPFIQFPLYKFLLSLIKMSNPIEGTVWFINTLNYYSRIKKSGKNICAGSILKDKLEKDYGVTCIPLEPPAGVDIDQIRRATESATTKYDAIHVARLGYMKGTPDTIYVMRKLKELGYNSFALIGPQDYRFNLNDYLNDTDNIEYLGKIEDKYKLYNLMSSSKIMIYPTYIDSFGIVVAETLASGTPVVTYNIPAMQKYFGDCEAVKLAEIGNKEDLLRKALILLNDYEYYKKVAVDCGTRYSWDNVAYSFSQIVKNILNYN, from the coding sequence ATGATTAAAACACTTTATATTAACATAGGCGAACCCTCCCTTTCTGGTGCGACATCAACCATTGTTGAGCTCATTAAAAGATCGGAAAATTTCTCGATCAAGTTTGGGATCATAGAATTTTTAGGAAAAGGAGAAAGGGGACTTGTCGAAAATTACCCAGAATTAAAGGAACACTTAATCTATTATGAACTTATAAGAAAAAACTATGATCCTAAGACATTATTTGGTAAAAGCTATAGATTTTTATATAAATCAATCGCTTTAAGATCAATCGTCAGTAAAGTAGGTAAAGACTTTGATTTAATAGTAGGATATAGCTACAGAAGTAAATCAGTTAATTTAATTTTCGCAGAGCCTTTCATCCAATTTCCCTTATATAAGTTTTTATTGTCTCTAATAAAAATGTCTAATCCAATAGAAGGAACAGTGTGGTTTATAAATACTCTTAATTATTATTCTAGAATTAAAAAATCAGGGAAAAATATCTGCGCGGGCTCCATATTAAAGGATAAACTGGAAAAGGATTATGGAGTAACATGTATCCCATTAGAGCCACCTGCAGGCGTAGATATAGACCAGATTAGAAGAGCGACAGAGTCTGCAACTACTAAATATGATGCAATCCATGTGGCTAGACTCGGGTATATGAAAGGAACGCCGGATACAATCTATGTAATGAGAAAGTTAAAAGAATTAGGATATAACTCATTCGCCTTAATTGGTCCACAAGATTACCGTTTTAACCTTAACGACTACCTTAACGATACTGATAATATAGAATATTTAGGTAAAATAGAGGACAAATATAAGCTCTATAATTTAATGAGTTCTTCGAAGATCATGATCTACCCAACCTATATCGATTCATTTGGGATCGTCGTTGCCGAAACCTTAGCATCTGGCACTCCTGTCGTGACTTATAATATTCCAGCAATGCAAAAGTATTTTGGAGACTGCGAAGCGGTAAAATTAGCTGAAATAGGCAATAAGGAAGATCTATTGCGGAAAGCATTAATCTTACTTAATGACTATGAATACTACAAGAAAGTTGCTGTAGATTGCGGTACTAGATATTCATGGGATAATGTAGCATATTCATTTTCCCAGATCGTAAAAAATATTCTAAATTATAATTAG
- a CDS encoding glycosyltransferase family 4 protein produces the protein MKVALFAYAGVDRSWSLGRLTYLFYTGLNSLGVDTYLVSKYNINQSGLKYIKIKRYPKIGKKDILTDVFSTYSTVKKLKPNVYHLLYPHVSSLLSLPFPSSYSKVLTIHDLKPLIVKEFLDRKEKTNISILKFSLMFIDRVIAISRSTKEQIVQLLGVDEDKVSVVYNPLDPIFRKLNEDEIVDIRQKYGKFIFNLSRFDKLKNPVNLIKSFKYIASCDDNIRLLIVGAFWHYGKSLIENELGKYKDRVDIIERIENETLVKIYNASEAFLFPSIYEGFGMPIIEAMACGTPVITSNRWSMKELAEGVGELVEPEDPVDIAEKTCKVISDKGYRDQLVKKGLEKAKQFNYLDLSKELLNVYEITVGKK, from the coding sequence ATGAAAGTAGCATTATTCGCTTATGCTGGAGTAGATAGGAGTTGGAGTCTAGGTAGACTTACATACTTATTTTATACCGGACTTAATAGCCTCGGAGTAGATACATATTTGGTTTCCAAATACAATATAAACCAATCTGGGTTAAAATATATTAAGATAAAAAGATATCCCAAAATAGGTAAAAAAGACATTCTCACTGATGTATTTTCTACGTATTCTACGGTAAAGAAACTTAAACCCAACGTTTATCATCTACTATATCCTCATGTATCATCACTCCTTTCATTACCTTTCCCTTCATCTTACTCCAAAGTTCTTACAATTCATGATCTGAAACCATTAATAGTCAAAGAATTTCTTGATAGAAAAGAAAAAACAAATATATCAATTTTGAAGTTTTCGCTAATGTTTATCGATAGAGTAATAGCTATTTCTCGCTCAACAAAAGAGCAAATAGTTCAACTCCTAGGGGTTGATGAAGATAAAGTAAGCGTAGTTTACAACCCTTTAGATCCTATTTTTAGAAAATTAAACGAAGACGAAATAGTTGATATAAGACAAAAATATGGTAAATTTATCTTTAATCTCTCCCGCTTTGATAAGCTAAAAAATCCAGTAAACTTGATTAAATCATTTAAATATATAGCTTCTTGTGATGATAACATAAGACTTCTTATCGTAGGCGCTTTCTGGCACTACGGTAAAAGTTTAATTGAGAACGAATTAGGTAAATATAAGGATAGAGTGGATATAATAGAGAGAATTGAAAATGAGACCTTGGTAAAAATATATAATGCAAGTGAAGCATTTCTATTTCCTTCAATTTATGAAGGATTTGGTATGCCTATAATCGAAGCCATGGCATGCGGAACACCAGTAATAACTTCTAATAGATGGTCTATGAAAGAGCTGGCTGAGGGGGTAGGAGAGTTAGTCGAACCCGAAGACCCTGTAGACATCGCTGAGAAGACATGTAAAGTAATTAGTGATAAGGGCTATCGTGATCAGCTGGTGAAGAAAGGACTGGAAAAGGCTAAACAGTTTAACTATTTGGATCTTTCGAAAGAACTTTTAAATGTATACGAGATAACGGTAGGTAAAAAATAA
- a CDS encoding glycosyltransferase, translating into MQIMISVITVDFRRQKYIIDAVTSALNQTLNRSEYEIIVAKAYNNDYIDKFLEENGVISVTEVKPLNRSFIAKAIDIAKGEILCFLDDDDLFLSEKLETVLNYFSKYENLGYIKHANYGFINNDIPTRIPKEKNYNEIYIKNCEKKKKFTELMRYQPDGNSSSICIRRDAITKYSNLLREINYGIDSFYFYSALASEYDLLVTPKILALRRYHSENTTAIFPTDFESWLEKRKKFVQGYISSLEIIRKKIADQKPFSDYLARQISLHRIYLSMLPGSEVKPKFVDYIEWIKMYKKDIKGWIAALVTISSENIKMKYIMRQYEKELRSVNS; encoded by the coding sequence ATGCAAATAATGATATCCGTAATAACAGTAGATTTTAGAAGACAGAAATACATAATAGATGCAGTCACTTCAGCATTAAACCAGACTTTAAACAGATCAGAATATGAAATAATAGTAGCTAAGGCCTATAATAATGACTATATAGATAAGTTCCTTGAAGAAAATGGAGTAATATCAGTAACTGAAGTTAAACCATTAAATAGATCGTTTATAGCGAAGGCCATAGACATAGCTAAAGGTGAAATTTTATGCTTTCTGGACGACGATGATCTTTTCTTGAGCGAAAAGTTGGAAACTGTACTTAATTACTTTAGTAAGTATGAAAATCTAGGCTATATTAAGCACGCAAATTACGGATTTATAAATAATGATATCCCTACTCGGATTCCAAAGGAAAAGAATTACAATGAAATATATATTAAAAATTGTGAGAAAAAGAAGAAATTTACAGAACTTATGAGATATCAACCAGACGGAAATAGCAGTTCAATTTGCATAAGAAGAGATGCTATAACTAAATACTCTAATCTACTTCGTGAGATTAACTACGGAATCGATTCATTTTATTTCTACTCTGCTTTAGCCTCTGAATATGATTTATTGGTTACACCCAAAATTCTTGCACTCAGAAGATATCATTCTGAGAATACTACGGCTATTTTCCCTACAGATTTTGAATCATGGCTTGAGAAAAGAAAGAAATTCGTGCAAGGCTATATTAGTTCCCTAGAAATAATAAGAAAGAAAATAGCCGATCAGAAACCTTTCTCAGACTATTTAGCTAGGCAAATTTCACTGCATAGGATATACCTGAGTATGTTACCTGGATCTGAAGTTAAGCCTAAGTTTGTGGATTATATAGAATGGATAAAGATGTATAAAAAAGATATAAAGGGGTGGATTGCAGCTCTCGTTACAATAAGTTCGGAGAATATTAAAATGAAATATATTATGAGACAATACGAGAAAGAGTTAAGAAGTGTAAATAGTTAA
- a CDS encoding glycosyltransferase family 4 protein → MNDENNVAVTFVMWGLGGSGGELLIYKLANRLLKDGISVAFASIVGYGYKEKELRNFNTYVRIQPKLQRIYFSLQYILEHKGVFTFPLLKLLFFINTQNLSKIVRETGGKRIIATSFYTAKAAHKCGGRYHLVQDTFEMFANGPAAKFRKYEMEKAFSLPLTKLCVSKYLMEEVYKYSKDVIYIGNFISDSFHECQADMPSNRKRIILTIARPGYNKGFDIFVKAMNELLKKRNDFEIHVINHKDSPLPIPFKYVGHGRVSEKELIKLYSSAYIFVFPSRAEGLGLPPLEAMACKTPVVLTDNGGSREYAINRYNSIIVPREDYKGLANAVSELLDNPELADYLAKNGINTVKNYRFSDFYCRFRKAVEL, encoded by the coding sequence ATGAATGACGAAAATAATGTAGCTGTAACTTTTGTTATGTGGGGACTAGGTGGATCAGGAGGAGAACTGCTGATATACAAATTAGCGAATAGGCTTTTAAAAGATGGAATTTCTGTAGCTTTTGCTTCTATTGTAGGGTATGGATATAAGGAGAAAGAGCTAAGAAACTTTAATACATATGTAAGAATTCAACCTAAATTGCAGAGAATTTATTTCTCTCTGCAATATATACTAGAACATAAGGGAGTATTTACATTTCCTTTGCTAAAGCTTCTCTTTTTTATTAACACTCAAAATTTAAGTAAAATTGTAAGAGAAACAGGTGGAAAAAGGATCATAGCGACTTCTTTTTACACAGCAAAAGCTGCCCATAAGTGTGGTGGAAGGTATCACCTTGTTCAAGATACTTTTGAGATGTTTGCTAATGGTCCTGCGGCGAAATTTCGAAAATATGAGATGGAAAAAGCATTTTCATTACCCCTGACCAAGCTATGTGTTTCTAAGTATTTAATGGAAGAAGTCTATAAATATTCAAAAGATGTTATCTATATCGGTAATTTTATCTCGGACTCGTTTCATGAATGCCAAGCTGATATGCCATCAAATAGGAAACGTATAATTCTAACAATAGCTAGACCAGGGTATAATAAGGGTTTTGATATATTTGTTAAAGCTATGAACGAACTCCTAAAAAAGAGAAACGATTTTGAGATTCACGTAATAAACCATAAGGACTCACCCTTACCAATTCCCTTCAAGTATGTAGGACATGGAAGAGTGAGCGAAAAAGAGTTAATAAAATTGTATTCTTCAGCTTACATATTTGTTTTTCCGTCTAGAGCTGAAGGTCTAGGTCTACCGCCGTTAGAGGCAATGGCGTGTAAAACCCCAGTAGTGTTAACCGATAATGGAGGAAGCAGAGAATATGCTATTAATAGATATAACTCTATTATAGTTCCTAGAGAAGATTACAAAGGACTAGCTAACGCAGTATCAGAACTTCTTGATAATCCCGAGCTAGCCGATTATCTAGCAAAGAATGGAATAAATACTGTTAAGAATTACAGATTTAGCGATTTTTATTGTAGGTTTAGAAAGGCAGTTGAACTTTGA